From one Dermacentor andersoni chromosome 1, qqDerAnde1_hic_scaffold, whole genome shotgun sequence genomic stretch:
- the LOC126545632 gene encoding uncharacterized protein codes for MIAAVVMCGLVATVQCGGFGGGHSVIVVKGIQTGHGGGAGFGHGSAASATTAGSSQPQVVQGPTYVVKTLHQVKKVSHGGAIVGGGSIGGHSGGYGGGFGYGGGYSHGYGSGFSGSYGNFGKGYGSLGHGGWW; via the exons ATGATCGCAGCAGTTGTAATGTGTGGCCTGGTGGCCACAGTTCAGTGCGGTGGCTTCGGTGGAGGCCACAGCGTGATCGTTGTCAAGGGCATCCAGACAGGACACGGTGGCGGCGCAGGGTTCGGCCACGGAAGCGCAGCCTCGGCAACTACCGCGGGCTCCTCACAGCCGCAGGTGGTTCAGGGACCAACTTATGTCGTCAAGACACTGCACCAG GTTAAGAAGGTTTCTCATGGCGGAGCCATTGTCGGAGGTGGGTCAATCGGTGGTCATTCTGGAGGATATGGTGGTGGCTTCGGATATGGCGGTGGATACTCTCACGGGTACGGCAGCGGGTTCTCTGGCAGTTACGGCAACTTCGGAAAGGGCTACGGCAGTCTTGGACACGGTGGATGGTG GTGA